The Irregularibacter muris sequence AATATCTCCCATTACATCACCCATGTATTCCTCAGGTACTGTAACTTCAATTTTAAACATAGGCTCTAGTAGAATTGGATTTGCTTTTCTCATTCCATCTTTAAAGGCCATTGAACCTGCGATTTTAAAGGCCATTTCTGAGGAGTCCACTTCATGATAAGATCCGTCATAAAGGGTTACTTTGATATCTAATACTGGATAACCAGCAAGAATACCATTTTCCATTGCTTCTTGGATCCCGTTGTCAACTGGACCAATATATTCTTTAGGAATAGCTCCTCCAACAACCTTATTCACAAATTCATATCCTGTTCCTGGCTCTTGTGGTTCCATTTCAATAAGAACGTGTCCATATTGACCTCTACCACCAGATTGACGAGCAAATTTAGCTTCAGCTTTAACGCTGTTTTTAATGGTTTCTTTGTATGCAACTTGAGGTTTACCTACATTGGCTTCCACTTTGAATTCTCTCAACATACGGTCTACGATGATATCTAGATGAAGTTCTCCCATACCAGATATGATGGTTTGACCTGTCTCAGGATCAGTGTGGGCTCTAAAGGTTGGATCTTCTTCTGCCAGTTTTTGCAGGGCAACACCCATTTTATCTTGGCCAGCCTTTGTCTTAGGTTCGATAGCTACAGAGATAACTGGTTCTGGGAATTCCATGGACTCTAAGATAATTTGATGTCCTTCATCACAAAGTGTATCTCCAGTACTTGTATCTTTCAAACCTACAGCAGCTGCAATATCTCCTGTATATACTTCAGTAATTTCTTCTCTATGGTTTGCATGCATTTGTAGAATACGTCCAACTCTTTCTTTCTTGCTCTTTGTCGAGTTATATACATAGGAGCCTGATTGTAAAACTCCGGAATAAACTCTAAAGAAAGCAAGCTTTCCTACATAAGGGTCGGTCATAATTTTGAATGCCAATGCGGAGAAGGGCGCTTTATCATCTGCTGGACGCTCATCTTCTTCTTCACTATTTGGAAGAATCCCCTTGATCGCTGGAATGTCCAATGGAGAAGGCATATAAGCTACTACAGCATCCAATAAAGGTTGAACCCCCTTATTTTTATAGGAAGATCCACATAGTACAGGAATCATATCTACATTTACTGTCGCTTTACGAATAGCGTTTTTAATCTCTTCTACAGAGATTTCTTCTCCCTCAAGGTATTTCATCATCAATTCTTCATCTTGATCAGCGATGGCCTCCATTAGATTGGTTCTATACTCTTCAGTTAGCTCCACCATATCTTCTGGAATATCCACGATCTCAATTTCTTTTCCAAGATCATCCTTGTAGATTCTTGCATGCATATCTACTAAATCAATGATTCCTTGGAAATTTTCTTCTTTTCCAATAGGAAGTTGAATTGGCACTGCATTCGCCTGTAATCTTTCTTTCATCATATTGACTACGTTATAAAAATCCGCACCCATGATGTCCATTTTATTTACATAGGCCATTCTTGGCACATGATATTTATCTGCTTGTCTCCATACTGTTTCGGATTGTGGTTCTACACCACCCTTAGCACAGAATACTGCAACTGCACCGTCAAGAACTCTCAGTGATCTTTCTACTTCCACTGTAAAATCCACGTGCCCTGGCGTATCAATAACATTTATTCTATGGTTATCCCATTGGGCAGTTGTTGCAGCAGAAGTAATGGTAATTCCTCTCTCCTGTTCCTGCTCCATCCAGTCCATAGTCGCAGCACCTTCATGGGTTTCCCCAATTTTGTGTACTCTACCTGTGTAGAATAATATACGCTCAGTTGTTGTGGTTTTTCCGGCATCAATATGGGCCATAATTCCAATATTTCTTGTTTTTTCTAAGGTAAACTGCCTAGGCACAGTATTCCTCCTTTCTATCACGAGAATCACTTAGGGCTCTCATCATAATTATTTTATATTTACCATCTATAATGGGCGAAAGCTTTATTGGCTTCAGCCATTTTATGAACATCTTCTTTTTTCTTCACTGAACTACCCGCGTTGTTAACAGCATCTAGAATCTCACCTGCTAGACGATCAACCATGGTTTTTTCGCCTCTTTGTCTAGTATAGGTAGTGATCCATCTTAAACCAAGGGCTTGCCTTCTCTCTGCTCTAACTTCCATTGGTACTTGATAAGTAGCTCCCCCTACTCGTCTGGCTTTAACCTCTAAAACAGGCATGATATTGTTTAGAGCTTCTTCAAAAACTTCCAAAGCATCTCTACCTGTTCTTTCAGCAACAATATCAAAAGCGCCATAAACTATCTTTTGAGCTACTCCTCTTTTTCCATCAAGCATGATGTTGTTAATTAGTTTTGTAACTAACACGCTATTATAAATTGGATCTGCTAATACTTCTCTTTTTGGAACTGGTCCTTTTCTTGGCACTGCGCTTCCCTCCTTAATCAATTGAATTATTCATCGGTACTCGACAATAAAGGTATTGTCGTTGTGCTTTATCCTATATAATATCAATGTATAAATGTATCGGTGATACTTACATTCCACACATAGTATTTAGCACTATTTTTTAGGTCTTTTAGCTCCATATTTAGAACGAGCTTGCATTCTATTTTGAACACCGGCTGTATCTAGTGCACCACGCACAATATGGTAACGAACCCCAGGTAAGTCTTTTACTTTTCCTCCTCGAATAAGAACAACACTATGCTCTTGTAAGTTGTGTCCTATTCCTGGTATATAAGCAGTTACTTCAATACCATTGGTTAGTCTTACCCTGGCAACCTTTCTTAGGGCAGAGTTCGGTTTCTTTGGAGTAGTGGTCTTAACTGCTGTACAAACTCCTCTTTTTTGTGGGCTTCCTTTTAATGCAGGTGAGCCTGATTGATGTGTAACCTCTTCTCTTCCTCTTCTTACTAATTGGTTAATGGTTGGCATTCTGGCACCTCCTTTAAAATATGATCCATTAAATGGCTCAATTTATAGAAAAGCTACCCTTCCACAATAGGCGGAAGGGTGTAGCTTTATCTCTTTTTTAATCTTTCTTCATCCATAAAGTGTTGCACATTATTCTCTTCTTAATCCCTATTGAGCATAGCTGCTGATGCGGCTTTGATGTCAATTCCACAAGCTTCTCCCAGTTGTTTCATATTCTCTATATAAACAACTTCCACTTGATTTTCCCGACACAGACTTTGAATTTCTTCAAATAAATGGGGTTCAACATCTTTGGCCAGATAGACCATCTTAGTTTTTCCCTCATTTATGGCTCTGCGGGTTTGTTTTAAACCAACAACTTTATTCTTCGAATTTTTTACCAATTCCCGCACTACGCTTTTCCTCCTTCACAAGAAAGCGACAAATGCCACTCTAGTGAAATAGAAAAGTTTAGTCCCTTGCAAACAAGGCCAACCTTCCTATTTCATAAGAAAGATCTCTAAAAATGCACACTTTATAAGTTTAGCATTTCGCTGTGATGCTGTCAATAATTAATTCTCTTCTTCCTCAATATCAACTTCTTCTAGTAATTCTTGTTGTAACTCCTCTTCACCAGCAATTTTAATATTTCTATATTTCTTCATTCCTGTTCCTGCGGGCACTAATTTACCAATAATTACATTTTCTTTTAGACCAATTAATGGATCAATTTTACCCTTTATAGCTGCTTCAGTAAGAACTCTGGTGGTCTCCTGGAAGGATGCGGCAGATAGGAAAGAATCTGTGGCTAGGGAAGCTTTGGTAATTCCCAATAATACTCGCTTTGCCACTGCTGGTTCTTTATTTGAAGCCTGTGCCTTTTTATTTTCTTCTTCAAAAGTGAAGATATCAATTAATCCTCCGGGTAATAAATCAGTATCTCCGGATTCATCTACTTTTATTTTTCTAAGCATTTGTCTTACGATAACTTCAATATGCTTATCATTAATATCTACTCCTTGCAATCTGTATACCATTTGCACTTCTTTTAGTAGATATTGTTGTACTCCTTCTACACCCTTAATACTTAGGATATCATGGGGATTGACAGAACCTTCGGTGATTTCATCTCCAGCTTCTATAGTATCTCCTTGGAAAACTTTCAACCGTGAACCATAGGGAATCAAATAGTTTTTGGTGTCCCCGTCTTCTCCTACTACCACAATTTCTTTTTTCTTTTTGGTTTCTTTTATTTGTACTGTTCCTGCAATCTCTGAAATAATAGCCAAACCTTTAGGCTTTCTAGCCTCGAATAGTTCTTCTACCCTTGGCAAACCTTGAGTAATATCATCTCCGGCTACCCCTCCAGTGTGGAAAGTACGCATGGTAAGTTGGGTTCCTGGTTCTCCAATAGATTGGGCTGCAATGATACCAACCGCTTCTCCCGTCTGCACCTTATCTCCAGTAGCTAAGTTGTTTCCGTAGCATTTCGCACATACTCCAATCTTTGACTGACAATTAAGCACTGTACGGATCAGGACAGATTTTATACCTAAAGATACAATTTTCTCTGCCATATCATAATCAATCAGCTCATTTTTTTCCACCAATACTTCTCCTGTTTCAGGATGTTTAATATCTTCAAAGGCATATCTACCCGCTATACGATCCTGTAAGCCTTCAATGATTTCTGTTCCATTTTTTATATCGGTAACACGATTTCCGTGGGTTGTTCCACAATCATCTTCTCTAATGATAACATCCTGACTAACATCTACAAGTCTTCTTGTCAAATATCCTGAGTCCGCTGTTCTAAGGGCTGTATCCGCTAGACCTTTTCTGGCCCCATGGGTAGAAATAAAGAACTCCATAACATTTAATCCTTCTCTAAAGTTAGAGCGTATAGGTAATTCGATAATTCTACCTGAAGGGTTAGCCATAAGTCCCCTCATTCCCGCCAACTGACGTATCTGGTTTTTACTACCTCTAGCACCAGAGGACGCCATCATGTTGATTGGATTTAAAGGCTCTAAGTTTTCCATCAAGGCATTGGTAACTTTTTCGGTGGTTTTAGTCCAGGTACTAATAACTTTTTCATATCTTTCCTCTTCAGATATAAGTCCTCTTCGGAATATTTTCTGAATTTTATCTACTTCTTGATCTGCACTAGAGAGTAATTCTTGTTTTTTCTCCGGTACAATCATGTCACTTACCCCTACAGTTACTGCACCCTTTGTAGAGTAGAAAAATCCAGTTCGCTTGATTTCATCTAATACCATAGAAGTAGTCGCAGACCCAAGTTTTCTAAAGCATTTATCTGCAATTTTAGATAACATTTTTTTGTCTACAATTGTATCTATTTCTAATACAAACTCATTGTCAGGATTGCTTCTGTCAACAAAGCCT is a genomic window containing:
- the fusA gene encoding elongation factor G translates to MPRQFTLEKTRNIGIMAHIDAGKTTTTERILFYTGRVHKIGETHEGAATMDWMEQEQERGITITSAATTAQWDNHRINVIDTPGHVDFTVEVERSLRVLDGAVAVFCAKGGVEPQSETVWRQADKYHVPRMAYVNKMDIMGADFYNVVNMMKERLQANAVPIQLPIGKEENFQGIIDLVDMHARIYKDDLGKEIEIVDIPEDMVELTEEYRTNLMEAIADQDEELMMKYLEGEEISVEEIKNAIRKATVNVDMIPVLCGSSYKNKGVQPLLDAVVAYMPSPLDIPAIKGILPNSEEEDERPADDKAPFSALAFKIMTDPYVGKLAFFRVYSGVLQSGSYVYNSTKSKKERVGRILQMHANHREEITEVYTGDIAAAVGLKDTSTGDTLCDEGHQIILESMEFPEPVISVAIEPKTKAGQDKMGVALQKLAEEDPTFRAHTDPETGQTIISGMGELHLDIIVDRMLREFKVEANVGKPQVAYKETIKNSVKAEAKFARQSGGRGQYGHVLIEMEPQEPGTGYEFVNKVVGGAIPKEYIGPVDNGIQEAMENGILAGYPVLDIKVTLYDGSYHEVDSSEMAFKIAGSMAFKDGMRKANPILLEPMFKIEVTVPEEYMGDVMGDINSRRGRVEGMEARSGAQIIRGFVPLSEMFGYATDLRSKTQGRGVYTMQFSHYEEVPKSIAEEIMAGKKN
- the rpsG gene encoding 30S ribosomal protein S7, producing the protein MPRKGPVPKREVLADPIYNSVLVTKLINNIMLDGKRGVAQKIVYGAFDIVAERTGRDALEVFEEALNNIMPVLEVKARRVGGATYQVPMEVRAERRQALGLRWITTYTRQRGEKTMVDRLAGEILDAVNNAGSSVKKKEDVHKMAEANKAFAHYRW
- the rpsL gene encoding 30S ribosomal protein S12, giving the protein MPTINQLVRRGREEVTHQSGSPALKGSPQKRGVCTAVKTTTPKKPNSALRKVARVRLTNGIEVTAYIPGIGHNLQEHSVVLIRGGKVKDLPGVRYHIVRGALDTAGVQNRMQARSKYGAKRPKK
- a CDS encoding ribosomal L7Ae/L30e/S12e/Gadd45 family protein — translated: MVKNSKNKVVGLKQTRRAINEGKTKMVYLAKDVEPHLFEEIQSLCRENQVEVVYIENMKQLGEACGIDIKAASAAMLNRD
- the rpoC gene encoding DNA-directed RNA polymerase subunit beta' yields the protein MNELNNFQAIRIGLASPEKIREWSRGEVKKPETINYRTLKPEKEGLFCEKIFGPQKDWECHCGKYKRVRYKGIVCDRCGVEVTRSKVRRERMGHIELAAPVSHIWYFKGIPSRMGLILDMSPRSLEKILYFASYVVIDPGKTALVAKQLLSEREYREAVDKYGNEFRAGMGAEAVQELLATIDLEALSKELKVDLKDSTGQKRIRTVRRLEAVEAFRTSGNKPEWMILEVVPVIPPELRPMVQLDGGRFATSDLNDLYRRVINRNNRLKRLLDLEAPDIIVRNEKRMLQEAVDALIDNGRRGRPVTGPGNRPLKSLSDMLKGKQGRFRQNLLGKRVDYSGRSVIVVGPELKMFQCGLPKEMAIELFKPFVMKELVNKNYAHNIKSAKRMVERVKPEVWDVLEEVIKEHPVLLNRAPTLHRLGIQAFEPVLVEGRAIKLHPLVCTAYNADFDGDQMAVHVPLSMEAQAEARFLMLAANNILKPQDGGPVVSPTQDMVLGSYYLTVEVKGEKGEGKVFTDFDEMLMAYQVGEVGIHARVKVRMTKEVNGEKKSRIVESTVGRFIFNENIPQNLGFVDRSNPDNEFVLEIDTIVDKKMLSKIADKCFRKLGSATTSMVLDEIKRTGFFYSTKGAVTVGVSDMIVPEKKQELLSSADQEVDKIQKIFRRGLISEEERYEKVISTWTKTTEKVTNALMENLEPLNPINMMASSGARGSKNQIRQLAGMRGLMANPSGRIIELPIRSNFREGLNVMEFFISTHGARKGLADTALRTADSGYLTRRLVDVSQDVIIREDDCGTTHGNRVTDIKNGTEIIEGLQDRIAGRYAFEDIKHPETGEVLVEKNELIDYDMAEKIVSLGIKSVLIRTVLNCQSKIGVCAKCYGNNLATGDKVQTGEAVGIIAAQSIGEPGTQLTMRTFHTGGVAGDDITQGLPRVEELFEARKPKGLAIISEIAGTVQIKETKKKKEIVVVGEDGDTKNYLIPYGSRLKVFQGDTIEAGDEITEGSVNPHDILSIKGVEGVQQYLLKEVQMVYRLQGVDINDKHIEVIVRQMLRKIKVDESGDTDLLPGGLIDIFTFEEENKKAQASNKEPAVAKRVLLGITKASLATDSFLSAASFQETTRVLTEAAIKGKIDPLIGLKENVIIGKLVPAGTGMKKYRNIKIAGEEELQQELLEEVDIEEEEN